Proteins from a genomic interval of Dama dama isolate Ldn47 chromosome 1, ASM3311817v1, whole genome shotgun sequence:
- the NHERF4 gene encoding Na(+)/H(+) exchange regulatory cofactor NHE-RF4 isoform X3: protein MEAAADLQDTASLALKFEFNPKLGIDNPVLSLAEDYDPSDLWSLERPRFYLLNKEEGRTFGFHLQQQPGRAGHVVCRVEPGSSAQRQGLREGDWILGVNNHVVEHEDYLMVIRRIRASGPRVLLTVLAQHVHEVARAQRGNNAHLCPPLGQGVRPRLCHIVKDEGGFGFSVTQGHRGPFWLVLSTGGAAERAGVPPGARLLEVNGVSVENLTHNQLNRKLWQSGKQVTLLVAGPEVEEQCRQLGMPLAAPLAEGWALPTKPRCLHLEKGPQGFGFVLREEKGLDGRLGQFLWEVDPGLPAEKAGMQAGDRLVAVAGESVEGLGHEETVSKIRAQGSRVSLIVVDPKADRFFSMVHLSPLLFLESTEAPDSPRGSGSASVVESKSPPVEDTAVALVPGNFRQCFLYPGPGGGYGFRLSRVASKPGLFISQVTLGGSAAQAGLQTGDMILEVNGYPMGGDNDLKRLQQLAEAKPPLCLKLAARSQQGLEAWIPPGSREDGVLASDLL from the exons ATGGAGGCAGCTGCAG ATCTTCAGGACACAGCTTCCTTGGCCCT GAAGTTTGAGTTTAACCCAAAGCTGGGCATTGATAATCCTGTCCTCTCCCTGGCTGAAGACTACGACCCTTCTG ATCTCTGGAGCCTGGAACGGCCTCGCTTCTACCTGCTGAATAAAGAGGAGGGCAGGACTTTTGGCTTCCACCTGCAGCAGCAGCCGGGCAGGGCTGGGCATGTGGTATGCAGGGTGGAGCCAGGCTCTTCCGCCCAGCGCCAGGGTCTTCGAGAAGGGGACTGGATCCTGGGGGTGAACAACCACGTCGTGGAACATGAAGATTATTTGATG GTGATACGCCGGATCCGGGCCAGCGGGCCTCGGGTGTTGCTGACAGTCTTGGCGCAGCACGTGCACGAGGTGGCCCGAGCTCAGCGGGGGAACAACGCCCACCTCTGTCCCCCTCTCGGCCAGGGGGTCCGGCCTCGGCTGTGCCACATAGTGAAAGACGAGGGCGGCTTTGGCTTCAGTGTCACCCAAG GACATCGGGGTCCTTTCTGGCTAGTGCTGAGCACTGGAGGAGCAGCTGAGCGGGCAGGAGTGCCCCCTGGGGCCCGGCTGCTAGAAGTGAATGGGGTCAGTGTTGAAAACCTCACGCATAACCAACTCAACAGGAAG CTTTGGCAGAGTGGCAAGCAGGTGACCCTGCTGGTGGCAGGGCCAGAGGTGGAGGAGCAGTGTCGCCAGCTGGGAATGCCCCTGGCTGCGCCTCTGGCAGAGGGCTGGGCACTGCCCACCAAGCCCCGCTGTCTGCATCTCGAGAAAGGGCCCCAGGGCTTCGGGTTCGTGCTCCGGGAGGAGAAGGGCCTTGACGGTCGCCTCG GTCAGTTCCTATGGGAGGTGGACCCAGGACTGCCAGCGGAGAAGGCCGGGATGCAGGCTGGGGACCGGCTGGTGGCTGTGGCTGGGGAGAGCGTGGAGGGGCTGGGCCACGAGGAGACAGTGTCCAAGATCCGGGCGCAGGGCTCCCGTGTCTCCCTCATTGTCGTCGACCCCAAGGCTGACCGCTTCTTCAGCATG GTTCACTTGTCTCCGCTCCTCTTCTTGGAGAGCACAGAGGCTCCTGACTCTCCCCGGGGTAGTGGCTCAGCCTCTGTGGTTGAGAGCAAGAGCCCACCTGTCGAAGACACAGCAGTGGCTCTTGTCCCCGGCAACTTCCGCCAGTGCTTCCTGTACCCTGGGCCTGGCGGTGGCTACGGCTTCCGACTCAGCCGTGTGGCCAGCAAGCCTGGTCTCTTCATCTCCCAG GTGACCCTAGGAGGCTCTGCTGCCCAGGCCGGGCTGCAAACAGGAGACATGATTCTGGAGGTGAACGGGTATCCCATGGGTGGAGACAATGACCTGAAAAGACTTCAGCAGCTGGCTGAGGCAAAGCCACCCCTGTGCCTGAAGTTGGCGGCCAGATCTCAGCAGGGCTTGGAAGCCTGGATTCCCCCAGGGTCCAGAGAG GACGGGGTTCTGGCCTCAGATCTGCTGTAG
- the CCDC153 gene encoding coiled-coil domain-containing protein 153 isoform X3: MPPKTKQKGTKAGAQKKKRSAGADVEAESMLRMALLEKEVLQDRLALQRDEARRAKASEDQLKQRIRDLEAELEGARSEGKAIYAEMSRQCRSLQAAMQSRSRQLEEEVKGLREQLELYQREAETAQREAKQALGERDRTLAQLQAHVADMEAKYEEVLHDSLDRLLAKLRAVKPQWDGAVLRLHARLKEQLRQFGLNPLNL; encoded by the exons ATGCCACCTAAGACCAAACAAAAAGGGACAAAAGCTGGggcccagaagaagaaaaggagtgcAGGTGCTG ATGTGGAGGCTGAATCCATGCTCAGGATGGCGCTGCTGGAAAAGGAGGTGCTCCAAGACCGCTTGG CTCTGCAGAGGGATGAAGCCCGCCGAGCCAAGGCTTCTGAAGACCAGCTGAAGCAGAGGATCAGAGACCTGGAGGCTGAACTGGAGGGGGCCCGGAGCGAAGGGAAGGCCATATATGCAG AGATGAGTCGTCAGTGCCGGAGCCTGCAGGCGGCAATGCAGAGTCGCAGCAGGCAGCTGGAGGAAGAAGTGAAGGGCCTGCGCGAGCAGTtag AATTGTACCAGAGGGAGGCTGAGACTGCACAGAGGGAGGCCAAGCAGGCCCTCGGAGAGCGGGACCGGACTCTGGCTCAGCTTCAGGCCCACGTGGCAGACATGGAGGCCAAGTATGAGGAAGTCTTACAT GACAGCCTGGACCGGCTCCTGGCTAAGCTGAGAGCTGTGAAGCCTCAGTGGGACGGGGCTGTGCTGAGACTCCACGCCAGGCTCAAGGAGCAGCTCCGCCAGTTTGGACTCAACCCCCTGAATCTTTGA
- the NLRX1 gene encoding NLR family member X1 has translation MRWGCHLPRASWSPGLGRVLQPADERIPFLIHWSWPLKGEGPLGSLRAFIRHNGSSVGNGPSSGTHGQLFRGIAASEAIQRHRRNLAEWFSRLPREERQFGPTFALDTVHVDPVIRESTPDELLRPQAELALERQPPSAGLPPLALSQLFDPDACGRRVQTVVLYGTVGTGKSTLVRKMVLDWCYGRLPAFELLIPFSCEDLSSLGPAPASLCQLVAQRYTPLKEILPLMATAGSRLLFVLHGLEHLNLSFSLASTGLCSDPEKPEVPAAIIVNLLRKYMLPEASILVTTRSSAIGRIPSKYVGRYGEICGFSDTNLQKLYFQLRLNQPDCGPGAGGVSVTPAQRDHLVQMLTRNLEGHHQISAACFLPSYCWLVCATLHFLHAPTPAGQTLTSIYTSFLRLNFSGEMLDSTDPSKLSLMAYAARTMGKLAYEGVSSRKTYFSEEDVRGCLEAGVQTEEEFQLLHVFCRDALRFFLAPCVEPGHEGAFVFTVPAMQEYLAALYIVLGLRKTTLQRVGKEVAELVGRVGEDVSLVLGIVAKLLPFRALPLLLNLLKVVPRVFGRVVGKSREAVAQAMVLEMFREEDYYNDDVLDQMGASILGIEGPRRHPDEPPDDEVFELFPMFMGGLLSAHNRAVLAQLGCPIKTLDALENAQAIKKKLGKLGRQVLPPSELLDHLFFHYEFQNQRFSAEVLGSLRQLNLAGVRMTPLKCTVVAAVLGSGRHALDEVNLASCQLDPAGLRTLTPVFLRARKLGLQLNSLGPEACRDLRDLLLHDQCQVTTLRLSNNPLTAAGVALLLEGLAGNTSLKHLSLLHTGLGDEGLELLAAQLDQNQQLQELNVAYNGAGDTAALALAKAAWKHPSLELLHLYFNELSSECRQALRDLGSAAEGGARVVVSLTEGTAVSEYWSVILSEVQRNLNSWDRGRVRRHLELLLRDLEDNRGATLNPWRKAQLLRVEGEVRALLEQLGGPGS, from the exons ATGAGGTGGGGTTGCCATTTGCCCAGGGCCTCTtggagccctggtctgggaagagtacTCCAGCCAGCAG ATGAACGTATCCCCTTCCTGATTCACTGGAGTTGGCCCCTTAAAGGGGAGGGCCCTCTTGGGTCCCTGAG GGCCTTCATACGCCACAATGGAAGCTCAGTGGGCAACGGTCCTTCATCCGGGACGCACGGACAGTTGTTCCGGGGCATTGCTGCATCTG AAGCTATCCAGCGGCACCGCCGCAACCTGGCCGAGTGGTTCAGTCGGTTGCCCAGGGAAGAGCGCCAGTTCGGCCCGACCTTTGCATTAGACACAGTCCATGTAGACCCTGTGATCCGTGAGAGCACCCCTGATGAGCTGCTGCGCCCACAGGCTGAACTGGCCCTGGAGCGTCAGCCACCCTCTGCTGGGCTCCCCCCGCTAGCCCTGTCTCAGCTCTTTGACCCAGATGCCTGTGGGCGTCGGGTGCAGACAGTGGTGCTTTATGGGACCGTGGGCACAGGCAAGAGCACACTGGTGCGCAAGATGGTCCTGGACTGGTGTTACGGGCGGCTGCCAGCTTTCGAGCtgctcatccccttctcctgcgaGGACCTGTCATCCCTGGGCCCTGCTCCCGCCTCCTTGTGCCAACTTGTAGCCCAGCGCTACACACCCCTGAAGGAGATTCTGCCTCTGATGGCCACTGCCGGCTCCCGCCTGCTATTTGTGCTCCACGGCTTGGAGCATCTCAACCTCAGTTTCTCATTGGCCAGCACAGGGCTTTGCAGTGACCCTGAGAAGCCAGAGGTGCCAGCTGCCATCATCGTCAACCTGCTGCGCAAATACATGTTGCCCGAG GCCAGCATTCTGGTGACCACCCGGTCCTCTGCGATCGGCCGCATCCCCAGCAAATACGTGGGCCGCTATGGCGAGATCTGTGGCTTCTCTGATACCAACCTCCAGAAGCTCTACTTCCAGCTCCGCCTCAACCAGCCAGACTGCGGGCCTGGAGCTGGGGGGGTGTCGGTCACGCCAGCTCAGCGCGACCACCTGGTGCAGATGCTGACCCGGAACCTGGAGGGACACCACCAGATCTCTGCTGCCTGCTTCCTGCCCTCCTACTGCTGGCTCGTCTGTGCCACCCTGCACTTCCTGCATGCCCCCACGCCAGCCGGCCAGACCCTCACGAGCATCTACACCAGCTTCCTGCGTCTTAACTTCAGTGGGGAGATGCTGGACAGCACTGACCCCTCCAAGTTGTCCCTGATGGCCTATGCAGCCCGAACCATGGGCAAGCTGGCCTACGAGGGGGTGTCCTCCCGCAAGACCTACTTCTCTGAAGAGGACGTGCGTGGCTGCCTGGAAGCCGGCGTCCAGACAGAAGAGGAGTTTCAGCTGCTGCATGTTTTCTGCCGAGATGCCCTGCGGTTTTTTCTGGCTCCGTGCGTGGAGCCAGGACACGAGGGTGCCTTCGTGTTCACcgtgcctgccatgcaggaataCCTGGCTGCCCTCTACATCGTGCTGGGTTTGCGGAAGACGACTCTGCAGCGGGTGGGCAAGGAAGTGGCCGAGCTTGTGGGCCGTGTCGGGGAGGATGTCAGCCTGGTCCTGGGCATCGTGGCCAAGCTGCTGCCCTTTCGGGCCCTGCCACTGCTCCTCAACCTTCTCAAG GTGGTTCCACGAGTGTTTGGGCGCGTGGTGGGTAAGAGCCGTGAGGCAGTGGCCCAGGCCATGGTGCTGGAGATGTTCCGAGAGGAGGACTACTACAACGACGATGTCCTAGACCAGATGGGTGCTAGTATCCTGGGCATCGAAGGTCCCCGGCGCCACCCGGACGAGCCTCCAGATGATGAAGTCTTTGAGCTTTTCCCCATGTTCATGGGCGGGCTTCTGTCTGCCCACAACCGGGCAGTGCTGGCTCAACTTGGCTGCCCCATAAAGACCCTGGATGCCCTGGAGAATGCCCAGGCCATCAAGAAGAAGCTGGGCAAGCTGGGCCGGCAGGTGCTGCCCCCCTCGGAGCTCCTGGACCACCTCTTCTTCCACTATGAGTTCCAGAATCAGCGCTTCTCTGCCGAGGTGCTTGGCTCTCTGCGCCAGCTCAACCTGGCGGGCGTGCGCATGACACCCCTCAAGTGCACGGTGGTGGCAGCTGTCCTGGGCAGTGGAAGGCACGCCCTGGATGAGGTGAACTTGGCCTCCTGCCAGCTGGATCCTGCTGGGTTGCGCACGCTCACGCCTGTCTTCCTGCGTGCCCGGAAGCTGGG GTTGCAGCTCAACAGCCTGGGCCCCGAGGCCTGCAGGGACCTCCGAGACCTGCTGCTACATGACCAGTGCCAAGTGACTACCCTGCG GCTGTCCAACAACCCACTGACGGCGGCAGGCGTGGCCCTGCTGCTAGAGGGGCTGGCAGGAAATACCTCCCTGAAACACCTGTCTCTACTGCACACGGGCCTTGGGGATGAGGGCCTAGAGCTGCTGGCTGCCCAGCTGGACCAAAACCAGCAGCTCCAGGAGCTGAACGTGGCCTACAACGGTGCTGGTGACACGGCGGCCCTGGCCTTAGCCAAGGCTGCCTGGAAGCACCCTTCCTTGGAGCTGCTGCA TCTCTACTTCAATGAGCTGAGCTCAGAGTGCCGCCAGGCCCTGCGGGACTTGGGGAGCGCTGCAGAGGGCGGTGCCCGGGTCGTGGTGTCGCTGACGGAGGGGACAGCAGTGTCCGAGTACTGGTCCGTGATCCTGAGTGAAGTCCAGCGGAACCTCAACAGCTGGGATCGGGGCCGGGTCCGGCGCCACCTGGAGCTGCTGCTGAGGGATCTGGAAGACAACCGGGGAGCCACACTTAATCCCTGGCGTAAGGCCCAGCTGCTGCGGGTGGAGGGTGAGGTCAGGGCCCTCCTGGAGCAGCTGGGCGGCCCTGGAAGCTGA
- the CCDC153 gene encoding coiled-coil domain-containing protein 153 isoform X2, giving the protein MSPLPPSRTGRRCHLRPNKKGQKLGPRRRKGVQVLADVEAESMLRMALLEKEVLQDRLALQRDEARRAKASEDQLKQRIRDLEAELEGARSEGKAIYAEMSRQCRSLQAAMQSRSRQLEEEVKGLREQLELYQREAETAQREAKQALGERDRTLAQLQAHVADMEAKYEEVLHDSLDRLLAKLRAVKPQWDGAVLRLHARLKEQLRQFGLNPLNL; this is encoded by the exons ATgagtcccctccctccctccaggacAGGAAGGAGATGCCACCTAAGACCAAACAAAAAGGGACAAAAGCTGGggcccagaagaagaaaaggagtgcAGGTGCTG GCAGATGTGGAGGCTGAATCCATGCTCAGGATGGCGCTGCTGGAAAAGGAGGTGCTCCAAGACCGCTTGG CTCTGCAGAGGGATGAAGCCCGCCGAGCCAAGGCTTCTGAAGACCAGCTGAAGCAGAGGATCAGAGACCTGGAGGCTGAACTGGAGGGGGCCCGGAGCGAAGGGAAGGCCATATATGCAG AGATGAGTCGTCAGTGCCGGAGCCTGCAGGCGGCAATGCAGAGTCGCAGCAGGCAGCTGGAGGAAGAAGTGAAGGGCCTGCGCGAGCAGTtag AATTGTACCAGAGGGAGGCTGAGACTGCACAGAGGGAGGCCAAGCAGGCCCTCGGAGAGCGGGACCGGACTCTGGCTCAGCTTCAGGCCCACGTGGCAGACATGGAGGCCAAGTATGAGGAAGTCTTACAT GACAGCCTGGACCGGCTCCTGGCTAAGCTGAGAGCTGTGAAGCCTCAGTGGGACGGGGCTGTGCTGAGACTCCACGCCAGGCTCAAGGAGCAGCTCCGCCAGTTTGGACTCAACCCCCTGAATCTTTGA
- the CCDC153 gene encoding coiled-coil domain-containing protein 153 isoform X1: protein MSRPKYESPPSLQDRKEMPPKTKQKGTKAGAQKKKRSAGADVEAESMLRMALLEKEVLQDRLALQRDEARRAKASEDQLKQRIRDLEAELEGARSEGKAIYAEMSRQCRSLQAAMQSRSRQLEEEVKGLREQLELYQREAETAQREAKQALGERDRTLAQLQAHVADMEAKYEEVLHDSLDRLLAKLRAVKPQWDGAVLRLHARLKEQLRQFGLNPLNL, encoded by the exons ATGTCCAGGCCTAAATATgagtcccctccctccctccaggacAGGAAGGAGATGCCACCTAAGACCAAACAAAAAGGGACAAAAGCTGGggcccagaagaagaaaaggagtgcAGGTGCTG ATGTGGAGGCTGAATCCATGCTCAGGATGGCGCTGCTGGAAAAGGAGGTGCTCCAAGACCGCTTGG CTCTGCAGAGGGATGAAGCCCGCCGAGCCAAGGCTTCTGAAGACCAGCTGAAGCAGAGGATCAGAGACCTGGAGGCTGAACTGGAGGGGGCCCGGAGCGAAGGGAAGGCCATATATGCAG AGATGAGTCGTCAGTGCCGGAGCCTGCAGGCGGCAATGCAGAGTCGCAGCAGGCAGCTGGAGGAAGAAGTGAAGGGCCTGCGCGAGCAGTtag AATTGTACCAGAGGGAGGCTGAGACTGCACAGAGGGAGGCCAAGCAGGCCCTCGGAGAGCGGGACCGGACTCTGGCTCAGCTTCAGGCCCACGTGGCAGACATGGAGGCCAAGTATGAGGAAGTCTTACAT GACAGCCTGGACCGGCTCCTGGCTAAGCTGAGAGCTGTGAAGCCTCAGTGGGACGGGGCTGTGCTGAGACTCCACGCCAGGCTCAAGGAGCAGCTCCGCCAGTTTGGACTCAACCCCCTGAATCTTTGA
- the CCDC153 gene encoding coiled-coil domain-containing protein 153 isoform X4 produces the protein MSRPKYESPPSLQDRKEMPPKTKQKGTKAGAQKKKRSAGADVEAESMLRMALLEKEVLQDRLALQRDEARRAKASEDQLKQRIRDLEAELEGARSEGKAIYAELYQREAETAQREAKQALGERDRTLAQLQAHVADMEAKYEEVLHDSLDRLLAKLRAVKPQWDGAVLRLHARLKEQLRQFGLNPLNL, from the exons ATGTCCAGGCCTAAATATgagtcccctccctccctccaggacAGGAAGGAGATGCCACCTAAGACCAAACAAAAAGGGACAAAAGCTGGggcccagaagaagaaaaggagtgcAGGTGCTG ATGTGGAGGCTGAATCCATGCTCAGGATGGCGCTGCTGGAAAAGGAGGTGCTCCAAGACCGCTTGG CTCTGCAGAGGGATGAAGCCCGCCGAGCCAAGGCTTCTGAAGACCAGCTGAAGCAGAGGATCAGAGACCTGGAGGCTGAACTGGAGGGGGCCCGGAGCGAAGGGAAGGCCATATATGCAG AATTGTACCAGAGGGAGGCTGAGACTGCACAGAGGGAGGCCAAGCAGGCCCTCGGAGAGCGGGACCGGACTCTGGCTCAGCTTCAGGCCCACGTGGCAGACATGGAGGCCAAGTATGAGGAAGTCTTACAT GACAGCCTGGACCGGCTCCTGGCTAAGCTGAGAGCTGTGAAGCCTCAGTGGGACGGGGCTGTGCTGAGACTCCACGCCAGGCTCAAGGAGCAGCTCCGCCAGTTTGGACTCAACCCCCTGAATCTTTGA
- the NHERF4 gene encoding Na(+)/H(+) exchange regulatory cofactor NHE-RF4 isoform X2, whose translation MDLVLTLSAGSQIQPWRQLQIFRTQLPWPCEPGTQVWMSAFSYLRDLPPCRKFEFNPKLGIDNPVLSLAEDYDPSDLWSLERPRFYLLNKEEGRTFGFHLQQQPGRAGHVVCRVEPGSSAQRQGLREGDWILGVNNHVVEHEDYLMVIRRIRASGPRVLLTVLAQHVHEVARAQRGNNAHLCPPLGQGVRPRLCHIVKDEGGFGFSVTQVLSTGGAAERAGVPPGARLLEVNGVSVENLTHNQLNRKLWQSGKQVTLLVAGPEVEEQCRQLGMPLAAPLAEGWALPTKPRCLHLEKGPQGFGFVLREEKGLDGRLGQFLWEVDPGLPAEKAGMQAGDRLVAVAGESVEGLGHEETVSKIRAQGSRVSLIVVDPKADRFFSMVHLSPLLFLESTEAPDSPRGSGSASVVESKSPPVEDTAVALVPGNFRQCFLYPGPGGGYGFRLSRVASKPGLFISQVTLGGSAAQAGLQTGDMILEVNGYPMGGDNDLKRLQQLAEAKPPLCLKLAARSQQGLEAWIPPGSREDGVLASDLL comes from the exons ATGGACCTTGTCCTTACACTGAGCGCTGGGTCGCAGATCCAACCATGGAGGCAGCTGCAG ATCTTCAGGACACAGCTTCCTTGGCCCT GCGAGCCTGGGACCCAAGTCTGGATGTCAGCTTTCTCCTACCTGCGTGACTTGCCTCCTTGCAGGAAGTTTGAGTTTAACCCAAAGCTGGGCATTGATAATCCTGTCCTCTCCCTGGCTGAAGACTACGACCCTTCTG ATCTCTGGAGCCTGGAACGGCCTCGCTTCTACCTGCTGAATAAAGAGGAGGGCAGGACTTTTGGCTTCCACCTGCAGCAGCAGCCGGGCAGGGCTGGGCATGTGGTATGCAGGGTGGAGCCAGGCTCTTCCGCCCAGCGCCAGGGTCTTCGAGAAGGGGACTGGATCCTGGGGGTGAACAACCACGTCGTGGAACATGAAGATTATTTGATG GTGATACGCCGGATCCGGGCCAGCGGGCCTCGGGTGTTGCTGACAGTCTTGGCGCAGCACGTGCACGAGGTGGCCCGAGCTCAGCGGGGGAACAACGCCCACCTCTGTCCCCCTCTCGGCCAGGGGGTCCGGCCTCGGCTGTGCCACATAGTGAAAGACGAGGGCGGCTTTGGCTTCAGTGTCACCCAAG TGCTGAGCACTGGAGGAGCAGCTGAGCGGGCAGGAGTGCCCCCTGGGGCCCGGCTGCTAGAAGTGAATGGGGTCAGTGTTGAAAACCTCACGCATAACCAACTCAACAGGAAG CTTTGGCAGAGTGGCAAGCAGGTGACCCTGCTGGTGGCAGGGCCAGAGGTGGAGGAGCAGTGTCGCCAGCTGGGAATGCCCCTGGCTGCGCCTCTGGCAGAGGGCTGGGCACTGCCCACCAAGCCCCGCTGTCTGCATCTCGAGAAAGGGCCCCAGGGCTTCGGGTTCGTGCTCCGGGAGGAGAAGGGCCTTGACGGTCGCCTCG GTCAGTTCCTATGGGAGGTGGACCCAGGACTGCCAGCGGAGAAGGCCGGGATGCAGGCTGGGGACCGGCTGGTGGCTGTGGCTGGGGAGAGCGTGGAGGGGCTGGGCCACGAGGAGACAGTGTCCAAGATCCGGGCGCAGGGCTCCCGTGTCTCCCTCATTGTCGTCGACCCCAAGGCTGACCGCTTCTTCAGCATG GTTCACTTGTCTCCGCTCCTCTTCTTGGAGAGCACAGAGGCTCCTGACTCTCCCCGGGGTAGTGGCTCAGCCTCTGTGGTTGAGAGCAAGAGCCCACCTGTCGAAGACACAGCAGTGGCTCTTGTCCCCGGCAACTTCCGCCAGTGCTTCCTGTACCCTGGGCCTGGCGGTGGCTACGGCTTCCGACTCAGCCGTGTGGCCAGCAAGCCTGGTCTCTTCATCTCCCAG GTGACCCTAGGAGGCTCTGCTGCCCAGGCCGGGCTGCAAACAGGAGACATGATTCTGGAGGTGAACGGGTATCCCATGGGTGGAGACAATGACCTGAAAAGACTTCAGCAGCTGGCTGAGGCAAAGCCACCCCTGTGCCTGAAGTTGGCGGCCAGATCTCAGCAGGGCTTGGAAGCCTGGATTCCCCCAGGGTCCAGAGAG GACGGGGTTCTGGCCTCAGATCTGCTGTAG
- the NHERF4 gene encoding Na(+)/H(+) exchange regulatory cofactor NHE-RF4 isoform X1: MDLVLTLSAGSQIQPWRQLQIFRTQLPWPCEPGTQVWMSAFSYLRDLPPCRKFEFNPKLGIDNPVLSLAEDYDPSDLWSLERPRFYLLNKEEGRTFGFHLQQQPGRAGHVVCRVEPGSSAQRQGLREGDWILGVNNHVVEHEDYLMVIRRIRASGPRVLLTVLAQHVHEVARAQRGNNAHLCPPLGQGVRPRLCHIVKDEGGFGFSVTQGHRGPFWLVLSTGGAAERAGVPPGARLLEVNGVSVENLTHNQLNRKLWQSGKQVTLLVAGPEVEEQCRQLGMPLAAPLAEGWALPTKPRCLHLEKGPQGFGFVLREEKGLDGRLGQFLWEVDPGLPAEKAGMQAGDRLVAVAGESVEGLGHEETVSKIRAQGSRVSLIVVDPKADRFFSMVHLSPLLFLESTEAPDSPRGSGSASVVESKSPPVEDTAVALVPGNFRQCFLYPGPGGGYGFRLSRVASKPGLFISQVTLGGSAAQAGLQTGDMILEVNGYPMGGDNDLKRLQQLAEAKPPLCLKLAARSQQGLEAWIPPGSREDGVLASDLL, encoded by the exons ATGGACCTTGTCCTTACACTGAGCGCTGGGTCGCAGATCCAACCATGGAGGCAGCTGCAG ATCTTCAGGACACAGCTTCCTTGGCCCT GCGAGCCTGGGACCCAAGTCTGGATGTCAGCTTTCTCCTACCTGCGTGACTTGCCTCCTTGCAGGAAGTTTGAGTTTAACCCAAAGCTGGGCATTGATAATCCTGTCCTCTCCCTGGCTGAAGACTACGACCCTTCTG ATCTCTGGAGCCTGGAACGGCCTCGCTTCTACCTGCTGAATAAAGAGGAGGGCAGGACTTTTGGCTTCCACCTGCAGCAGCAGCCGGGCAGGGCTGGGCATGTGGTATGCAGGGTGGAGCCAGGCTCTTCCGCCCAGCGCCAGGGTCTTCGAGAAGGGGACTGGATCCTGGGGGTGAACAACCACGTCGTGGAACATGAAGATTATTTGATG GTGATACGCCGGATCCGGGCCAGCGGGCCTCGGGTGTTGCTGACAGTCTTGGCGCAGCACGTGCACGAGGTGGCCCGAGCTCAGCGGGGGAACAACGCCCACCTCTGTCCCCCTCTCGGCCAGGGGGTCCGGCCTCGGCTGTGCCACATAGTGAAAGACGAGGGCGGCTTTGGCTTCAGTGTCACCCAAG GACATCGGGGTCCTTTCTGGCTAGTGCTGAGCACTGGAGGAGCAGCTGAGCGGGCAGGAGTGCCCCCTGGGGCCCGGCTGCTAGAAGTGAATGGGGTCAGTGTTGAAAACCTCACGCATAACCAACTCAACAGGAAG CTTTGGCAGAGTGGCAAGCAGGTGACCCTGCTGGTGGCAGGGCCAGAGGTGGAGGAGCAGTGTCGCCAGCTGGGAATGCCCCTGGCTGCGCCTCTGGCAGAGGGCTGGGCACTGCCCACCAAGCCCCGCTGTCTGCATCTCGAGAAAGGGCCCCAGGGCTTCGGGTTCGTGCTCCGGGAGGAGAAGGGCCTTGACGGTCGCCTCG GTCAGTTCCTATGGGAGGTGGACCCAGGACTGCCAGCGGAGAAGGCCGGGATGCAGGCTGGGGACCGGCTGGTGGCTGTGGCTGGGGAGAGCGTGGAGGGGCTGGGCCACGAGGAGACAGTGTCCAAGATCCGGGCGCAGGGCTCCCGTGTCTCCCTCATTGTCGTCGACCCCAAGGCTGACCGCTTCTTCAGCATG GTTCACTTGTCTCCGCTCCTCTTCTTGGAGAGCACAGAGGCTCCTGACTCTCCCCGGGGTAGTGGCTCAGCCTCTGTGGTTGAGAGCAAGAGCCCACCTGTCGAAGACACAGCAGTGGCTCTTGTCCCCGGCAACTTCCGCCAGTGCTTCCTGTACCCTGGGCCTGGCGGTGGCTACGGCTTCCGACTCAGCCGTGTGGCCAGCAAGCCTGGTCTCTTCATCTCCCAG GTGACCCTAGGAGGCTCTGCTGCCCAGGCCGGGCTGCAAACAGGAGACATGATTCTGGAGGTGAACGGGTATCCCATGGGTGGAGACAATGACCTGAAAAGACTTCAGCAGCTGGCTGAGGCAAAGCCACCCCTGTGCCTGAAGTTGGCGGCCAGATCTCAGCAGGGCTTGGAAGCCTGGATTCCCCCAGGGTCCAGAGAG GACGGGGTTCTGGCCTCAGATCTGCTGTAG